A genome region from Dehalococcoidales bacterium includes the following:
- the rpmI gene encoding 50S ribosomal protein L35 — MPKLKTHKGAKSRFHITGTGKMMRAKGGKSHLRRRKPKRVRRLYDETIPVSPSDKPRIRRLLPYGVK; from the coding sequence ATGCCAAAACTGAAAACACATAAAGGCGCTAAGAGTCGCTTCCATATTACTGGTACTGGAAAAATGATGCGGGCGAAAGGCGGGAAAAGTCACCTGCGGCGACGCAAGCCGAAACGGGTGCGGCGTCTCTATGACGAGACAATCCCGGTGAGTCCCAGTGACAAACCCCGGATAAGGAGACTCCTGCCCTACGGAGTGAAGTAG
- the infC gene encoding translation initiation factor IF-3 has translation MVKKLRINEQIRVTEVRLVGEKGEQLGIMPLAQARETARKQSLDLVEVAPTAAPPVCRLLDYGKYKYEQAKRERGDRRSQKISLLREVRLRPKIGDHDFNAKARTARKLLTEGDKLKVTIMFRGREVTHPELGWKLLQRMAKDLEDVSVMERQPSMEGRRMNIILTPSSAQKSKAKESQYAKTENT, from the coding sequence ATAGTAAAGAAACTGCGCATCAACGAGCAGATCAGGGTTACCGAGGTTCGTCTCGTAGGGGAAAAGGGTGAACAGTTGGGCATCATGCCCCTGGCCCAGGCACGGGAGACGGCACGGAAGCAGAGCCTCGACCTGGTAGAAGTAGCGCCCACGGCAGCTCCGCCAGTCTGTCGGCTTCTTGATTACGGGAAGTACAAGTACGAACAGGCCAAGCGCGAGCGTGGGGACAGGCGAAGTCAGAAGATTTCACTCCTCAGGGAAGTACGGTTACGGCCTAAGATTGGGGACCACGACTTTAATGCCAAGGCCAGGACGGCTCGGAAGCTGCTGACCGAAGGCGATAAACTAAAGGTAACAATAATGTTTCGGGGCAGGGAGGTTACCCATCCTGAGCTTGGCTGGAAGCTACTGCAACGGATGGCCAAGGATTTGGAGGATGTTTCTGTGATGGAGAGGCAGCCATCGATGGAGGGGAGGCGGATGAACATCATCCTGACACCATCCAGTGCCCAGAAGAGTAAAGCAAAGGAATCACAGTATGCCAAAACTGAAAACACATAA